The Methanofollis sp. UBA420 genome contains a region encoding:
- a CDS encoding SagB/ThcOx family dehydrogenase gives MNTALIVLLAATVVLVGLAAVFLGQEKGAAGESENGTVKLPQPQTAGRVSVEEALAGRRSVRDYGAASLTLADLGQLLWAAQGVTDVRGYRTAPSAGALYPLEVTVAAGTVADLPAGVYRYVPSGHLLRRLADGDARSALARVALNQSAIEDAAAVIAISGVYERTTGKYGERGVRYVYMEAGHASQNIYLQAVPLGIGTVSIGAFDDGGVRRVLRMEEDERPIYLMPVGRV, from the coding sequence ATGAACACGGCACTCATCGTACTCCTCGCGGCGACGGTCGTCCTGGTCGGTCTGGCCGCGGTCTTTCTGGGCCAGGAGAAGGGCGCCGCCGGGGAGAGCGAGAACGGGACGGTGAAACTCCCGCAGCCGCAGACTGCGGGGAGGGTCTCGGTGGAGGAGGCGCTCGCAGGGCGGCGGTCGGTCCGCGACTACGGCGCCGCCTCCCTCACCCTCGCCGACCTCGGGCAACTCCTCTGGGCGGCACAGGGCGTGACGGACGTCCGCGGCTACAGGACGGCACCGTCGGCAGGGGCTCTCTACCCGCTGGAGGTCACGGTCGCGGCCGGCACTGTCGCCGACCTCCCGGCAGGGGTCTACCGGTACGTCCCGTCCGGCCACCTCCTCCGCCGCCTCGCCGACGGCGACGCACGGTCGGCCCTCGCCCGCGTCGCCCTGAACCAGTCGGCCATCGAGGACGCGGCGGCGGTCATCGCGATATCGGGCGTGTACGAGCGGACGACAGGAAAATACGGGGAGAGGGGCGTCAGGTACGTGTACATGGAGGCCGGCCACGCCTCCCAGAACATCTACCTCCAGGCCGTCCCCCTGGGGATAGGGACGGTCTCGATCGGGGCCTTCGACGACGGAGGGGTCAGAAGAGTGTTGAGGATGGAGGAGGACGAGCGCCCCATCTACCTGATGCCTGTCGGGAGGGTGTGA
- a CDS encoding queuosine precursor transporter, translated as APFFAYEEMWQEVFAQSLRIVVASWITFLITQNLDAWVFARLKERYPDRILLRSVSSDLLGLTIDSVIFVTIAFAGVAPLLPLIIGQIVAKNIIGFLDTPWFWWYKRYLEKA; from the coding sequence CCGCCCCCTTCTTCGCCTACGAGGAGATGTGGCAGGAGGTCTTTGCCCAGAGCCTCAGGATCGTCGTCGCCTCCTGGATCACCTTCCTGATCACGCAGAACCTCGACGCCTGGGTCTTCGCACGCCTCAAGGAGCGCTACCCCGACAGGATCCTGCTGCGGAGTGTCTCCAGCGACCTCCTTGGCCTGACCATCGACAGCGTCATCTTCGTCACCATCGCCTTCGCCGGCGTGGCCCCGCTCCTCCCCCTCATCATCGGCCAGATCGTGGCGAAGAACATCATCGGCTTCCTGGACACTCCGTGGTTCTGGTGGTATAAGCGGTATCTGGAGAAGGCCTGA
- a CDS encoding DsrE family protein, translating to MVKTIRATGIKAPNASFLAANVITHLDSPGEEVRFVLSPGAEAGMDAVARKHGYALETTRSEKTVEARMIPSGKTMEEIDVSGDFCPGPVITVGNILASLPVGERLKVKSTSADTIADVAAAITSSGSVIVEQGVEGDRHVLIAEKAEKKAGPAAVVDRDSVLVAQSNGIGNAERAYATFIFSKVAASMGKKVTIFLLMDGVSLAKKGNAAAVRHPDFAPLDQVMAEVMHAGVTVYACELSAKFRGITEADLVPGVKLAGAATYINILSDPRYAVVNF from the coding sequence ATGGTGAAGACCATCAGGGCCACCGGCATCAAGGCCCCGAACGCCTCATTCCTTGCCGCGAACGTCATCACGCACCTTGATTCGCCGGGGGAGGAGGTCCGCTTCGTCCTCAGCCCGGGCGCAGAGGCCGGGATGGACGCCGTGGCCAGGAAGCACGGCTACGCACTGGAGACGACCCGGTCCGAGAAGACCGTCGAAGCACGCATGATACCCTCGGGAAAGACCATGGAAGAGATCGATGTCAGTGGGGACTTCTGCCCCGGCCCCGTCATCACGGTGGGGAACATCCTTGCCTCCCTCCCTGTCGGGGAGAGGCTGAAGGTGAAGAGCACGAGCGCGGACACCATCGCCGATGTCGCCGCGGCGATCACATCGTCCGGTTCCGTCATCGTGGAGCAGGGCGTCGAGGGGGACAGGCACGTCCTCATCGCGGAGAAGGCCGAGAAGAAGGCCGGGCCCGCGGCAGTCGTGGACCGTGACAGCGTCCTCGTCGCGCAGAGCAACGGCATCGGCAATGCCGAGCGGGCCTATGCGACCTTCATCTTCTCGAAGGTGGCGGCGAGCATGGGCAAGAAGGTGACCATCTTCCTCCTGATGGACGGCGTGAGCCTCGCGAAGAAGGGGAATGCGGCGGCCGTCAGGCACCCGGACTTCGCCCCCCTCGACCAGGTGATGGCCGAGGTCATGCATGCCGGCGTCACGGTCTATGCCTGCGAACTCTCGGCGAAGTTCAGGGGGATCACCGAGGCCGACCTCGTCCCGGGCGTGAAGCTGGCCGGCGCGGCGACCTACATCAATATCCTGAGCGACCCCCGCTACGCGGTCGTGAACTTCTGA
- a CDS encoding TIGR04083 family peptide-modifying radical SAM enzyme, with translation MKSPFHIMLIPTLGCPSRCKYCWSSEEGSPRMSIQTVGEVVAWLKDFRDNQVTITFHGGEPLLAGADFYREALPLLSDGLAHLTPTFALQTNLWKLTPEMAEIFARYNIPIGSSIDGPEEITDSQRGDGYFAKTMQGYTIAREHGLNVRFICTFTCKSVEHRDEIFDFFLKSGLTLKLHPALPSLRDKNPEEWALAPETYGDLLVYLLDQSLDHLGEIEVMNITDLCKCVLTRHGNVCTFADCMGSTFAVGPDGSIYPCYRFVGMPAYVMGHVRDRPTREDLAASPAGQRMQQFKAYVDEHCKECKHIRYCRGGCPYNAIAPTDGEVRGVDPHCVAYAKIFDEINDRLNREMFESSPFLEMGGGRPAQKKGARPGIMALMRQMVMR, from the coding sequence ATGAAAAGCCCTTTTCATATCATGCTCATTCCCACCCTGGGCTGCCCCTCCAGGTGCAAATATTGCTGGAGTTCTGAGGAAGGGTCGCCCCGCATGAGCATCCAGACCGTCGGGGAGGTGGTCGCCTGGCTGAAGGACTTCAGGGACAACCAGGTCACCATCACCTTCCACGGCGGCGAACCCCTCCTTGCCGGTGCCGACTTCTACAGGGAGGCCCTGCCCCTCCTCTCCGACGGTCTTGCTCACCTCACCCCCACCTTCGCCCTCCAGACCAACCTCTGGAAACTCACCCCGGAGATGGCCGAGATCTTTGCCCGGTACAACATCCCCATCGGGTCGAGCATCGACGGCCCGGAGGAGATCACCGACAGCCAGAGGGGGGACGGCTACTTCGCGAAGACGATGCAGGGCTACACAATCGCACGGGAGCACGGCCTCAACGTCCGCTTCATCTGCACCTTCACCTGCAAGTCGGTGGAGCACAGGGACGAGATCTTCGACTTCTTCCTGAAGAGCGGCCTGACCCTCAAACTGCACCCGGCCCTCCCGTCCCTCCGCGACAAAAACCCGGAGGAGTGGGCCCTCGCGCCGGAGACATACGGCGACCTCCTCGTCTACCTCCTTGACCAGTCCCTCGACCACCTGGGCGAGATCGAGGTGATGAACATCACCGACCTCTGCAAGTGCGTCCTCACCCGCCACGGCAATGTCTGCACCTTCGCCGACTGCATGGGCAGCACCTTTGCCGTCGGCCCGGACGGGAGCATCTACCCCTGCTACCGCTTTGTCGGCATGCCCGCGTACGTGATGGGCCATGTGCGTGACCGCCCGACGAGGGAGGACCTCGCCGCCTCCCCGGCAGGGCAGAGGATGCAGCAGTTCAAGGCGTACGTGGACGAGCACTGCAAGGAGTGCAAACATATCAGGTACTGCCGGGGCGGGTGCCCGTACAACGCCATCGCCCCGACAGACGGCGAAGTCCGGGGCGTCGACCCCCACTGCGTCGCCTATGCAAAAATCTTCGACGAGATCAACGACCGCCTCAACAGGGAGATGTTCGAGTCCTCCCCCTTCCTGGAGATGGGCGGCGGCAGACCGGCGCAGAAGAAGGGCGCAAGGCCCGGTATCATGGCCCTGATGCGCCAGATGGTCATGCGGTAG
- a CDS encoding AI-2E family transporter — protein MDRPSDFSGTLQTLGIMAALLVIVIGMQYSAYIVNLLLVSLILTILALPAMEMLRKRGLPDIAAMGVISAIAFVVLFVMAVITVSSFETLLNDLPTYQSDLQTRLSDLLMLFQHFGIDSSLLAPTSFNLGEVVTFAKPYAIGLGNVLMYLFFILITTMFAVLEIPHISERLKRGIALEPTTFVGVEKMSKLMMDFVIVRTEANIIHGTLFGLSLWLMGVHSAVLWGILTFILAFIPYIGLILAAIPAIFFAWLQYGLWGAAAVVGIVVLLNAVVENPIYAKLASRRFELPPMVVILSLIIWGWILGLPGMIFAVPITLLLIILIQCSDELRWINELLGVSGIFNTKACKKEAE, from the coding sequence ATGGACCGCCCTTCAGACTTCTCCGGCACGCTGCAGACTCTCGGCATCATGGCGGCACTCCTCGTGATTGTCATCGGGATGCAGTACTCTGCGTATATCGTCAACCTTCTGCTTGTATCTCTGATCCTGACGATCCTTGCACTTCCGGCAATGGAAATGCTGAGAAAGCGCGGCCTGCCCGACATTGCGGCCATGGGGGTTATCTCAGCCATCGCCTTTGTCGTGCTCTTCGTCATGGCGGTGATTACGGTCAGTTCGTTTGAGACTCTGCTCAACGACCTTCCGACCTACCAGTCTGACCTGCAGACGCGTCTCTCAGACCTGCTAATGCTGTTTCAGCACTTTGGCATCGACTCCTCTCTGCTCGCCCCCACCTCATTCAACCTCGGGGAGGTCGTCACCTTTGCCAAGCCCTATGCCATCGGACTCGGAAACGTCCTGATGTACCTGTTTTTTATCCTGATCACAACCATGTTCGCCGTTCTGGAGATCCCCCACATCTCCGAGCGCCTGAAGCGGGGGATAGCGCTCGAACCGACGACGTTTGTGGGTGTCGAAAAGATGAGCAAACTCATGATGGATTTTGTGATCGTCAGGACTGAGGCGAACATAATCCATGGCACCCTCTTCGGCCTCTCCCTCTGGCTCATGGGTGTCCATTCTGCGGTGCTGTGGGGGATCCTCACCTTCATCCTGGCCTTCATCCCCTATATCGGCCTGATCCTCGCGGCCATCCCGGCAATATTCTTTGCCTGGCTCCAGTACGGCCTCTGGGGAGCCGCGGCGGTCGTGGGAATTGTCGTTCTCCTCAACGCCGTCGTCGAAAATCCAATCTATGCCAAGCTCGCATCGAGGCGGTTCGAACTGCCACCGATGGTCGTCATCCTCTCCCTCATTATCTGGGGCTGGATCCTCGGTCTGCCCGGCATGATCTTTGCCGTCCCGATCACCCTCCTCCTGATCATCCTGATCCAGTGCAGCGACGAATTGCGGTGGATAAACGAACTGCTCGGCGTCTCCGGCATCTTCAACACCAAAGCGTGCAAAAAGGAGGCCGAGTGA
- a CDS encoding methyltransferase domain-containing protein, translating into MGMPATARIRLSLGMVQIAMNMLWEVDRGRKSPLSPAATEILYTAYFSRICMGDVAGMLGVSRSTATDHINHLEKEGYVRRVRDPDDRRTYRIVPTRKGEEWILAIEERLFAYLEEGMARLTEDEQQNFAMLCAKFTGVYDDTSFMSVLQDLKRSRDRLHVSMTVVREGRLLRLEEVADARYRAKEKNQEKLMFEQREPETCDGIQDEMTVAFYEQMQKGLRDEGHLPVEDLLESGIRSGVALEIGPGPGYFGLEWLKATEKTRLVGLEISPAMIASAEKNTASYGLTSRVRYQEGNALAMPFEDGVFDAVFSNGSLHEWESPGVVFDEIARVLKTGGRFCITDLRRDFSPEIYRQMYESCEPPEIRPGFETSVRAAYTREEIMNVLKRSQLGGWQVIAHPYGLVIYGKKE; encoded by the coding sequence ATGGGTATGCCCGCAACCGCACGCATCCGCCTCTCGCTGGGAATGGTGCAGATCGCCATGAATATGCTCTGGGAAGTCGACCGGGGACGAAAAAGCCCCCTTTCCCCTGCTGCCACGGAGATCCTCTACACCGCCTATTTCTCTCGTATCTGTATGGGCGATGTTGCCGGCATGCTCGGCGTCTCCCGGAGCACCGCCACCGATCACATCAATCATCTCGAAAAGGAGGGATATGTTCGGAGGGTCCGGGACCCGGACGACCGGCGGACGTATCGTATCGTCCCCACCAGAAAGGGAGAGGAGTGGATTCTTGCGATCGAAGAACGGCTCTTCGCGTACCTTGAAGAAGGGATGGCGCGGTTGACGGAAGACGAGCAGCAGAATTTCGCCATGTTGTGCGCGAAATTCACCGGCGTTTATGATGATACGTCGTTCATGAGCGTGCTTCAGGACCTGAAAAGATCGCGGGACCGCCTGCACGTGTCGATGACGGTCGTGAGAGAGGGGAGACTCCTGAGGCTTGAGGAAGTGGCTGACGCACGGTATCGTGCGAAGGAAAAAAATCAGGAGAAACTGATGTTTGAGCAGAGAGAACCAGAAACGTGCGACGGCATCCAGGATGAGATGACCGTTGCATTCTATGAACAGATGCAGAAGGGGCTGAGGGATGAGGGGCACCTGCCCGTCGAGGATCTTCTTGAATCGGGGATCAGATCGGGTGTGGCCCTTGAGATCGGCCCCGGACCTGGCTACTTCGGGCTCGAGTGGCTGAAGGCGACCGAAAAGACGCGACTGGTCGGTCTTGAGATCAGCCCGGCGATGATCGCCTCTGCTGAAAAGAACACCGCCAGTTATGGCCTTACCTCCCGGGTCAGATATCAGGAAGGCAACGCCCTCGCGATGCCGTTTGAAGACGGCGTCTTTGATGCGGTCTTCTCGAACGGATCCCTCCACGAATGGGAATCGCCGGGAGTGGTTTTCGACGAGATCGCGCGGGTCCTGAAGACCGGAGGGCGGTTCTGCATCACCGATCTCCGGCGCGATTTCTCCCCTGAAATCTACCGGCAGATGTACGAGTCCTGCGAACCCCCGGAGATCAGGCCGGGGTTTGAGACCTCGGTCAGGGCGGCGTATACCCGGGAGGAGATCATGAACGTGCTCAAGCGTTCGCAGCTTGGAGGCTGGCAGGTGATCGCCCATCCCTACGGGCTGGTGATCTACGGGAAAAAAGAGTGA
- a CDS encoding DUF5400 family protein, with amino-acid sequence MDMTYQVIALALLVGSVVTGFITFRMQGMKLAIHFGAIMLALLATLAAIATGMPALVSAAAVLQVLVAVTAFTQLWETLKYTFQTSPGYGAHMALVTMLPVFAVAAVAL; translated from the coding sequence ATGGACATGACCTATCAGGTGATCGCCCTCGCGCTCCTCGTCGGCAGCGTCGTCACGGGCTTCATCACCTTCAGGATGCAGGGCATGAAACTCGCCATCCACTTCGGCGCCATCATGCTCGCCCTCCTCGCCACCCTGGCGGCGATCGCGACCGGCATGCCGGCCCTCGTCTCCGCCGCCGCGGTCCTCCAGGTGCTCGTCGCCGTCACGGCCTTCACGCAGCTCTGGGAGACCCTGAAGTACACCTTCCAGACCTCGCCGGGCTACGGGGCGCACATGGCCCTCGTGACGATGCTCCCGGTCTTCGCCGTCGCGGCGGTGGCCCTGTAA
- a CDS encoding YkgJ family cysteine cluster protein has protein sequence MPFACVRCGECCSQMGDVHVVREECADGSFLMENRYTGEVHAVRVAPDRASLLADRSIFERWPLACPFLREDPADGKACCTIHHTRPDICREYRCWRLLVLNAGGTRAGRVMERRHLAADDPALAAFWETHIAVIREDDDTRWDERAIETLTKAGYIVRR, from the coding sequence ATGCCATTCGCGTGCGTCCGGTGCGGGGAGTGCTGCAGCCAGATGGGCGACGTCCATGTCGTGAGAGAGGAGTGCGCCGACGGGAGTTTCCTGATGGAGAACAGGTACACCGGCGAGGTGCATGCCGTCAGGGTCGCCCCCGACAGGGCCAGCCTCCTCGCCGACAGGAGCATCTTCGAGAGGTGGCCTCTGGCCTGCCCCTTCCTCCGCGAGGATCCCGCCGACGGGAAGGCGTGCTGCACCATTCACCACACGAGGCCCGATATCTGCCGGGAGTACCGCTGCTGGCGCCTCCTCGTCCTGAACGCGGGAGGGACGAGGGCGGGGAGGGTGATGGAGAGGCGCCACCTCGCGGCAGACGACCCGGCCCTCGCCGCCTTCTGGGAGACGCACATCGCTGTCATCCGCGAGGACGACGATACGCGCTGGGACGAGCGGGCGATCGAGACGTTGACGAAGGCCGGGTATATCGTCCGGAGATAG
- a CDS encoding DUF2070 family protein yields the protein MNDTNTGSDVRMAGLSRYIFTAPAWPRSLGIIILLGLLIDAASLRAGWVYPFFGTLTFTLPAVLATLLTRPLIRSRGKMITWNRSALLAAAGTVFAIIITVLPVVVGYADLLPLSFAIAMGFVFAIRLLVMAAIADYRLSRVFLPALPQSALGIIFASIPFGPGYLVLGVVLHLVFGFGCLLFVWFVERPLNKAFHISAFNFINTFIEHMTDGSKSMEDFFKEIGEEVSVPQVTLAFRREGKKDILFTVPNVHPGPMGEIGGSMLTRSIHDAFEEEVLTAHGCSTHDFNLVSESEAEKIIAAMRQSLDGARYAPFAGRSYRTGSGSVEVLCQPLGDALLMVSTRWPQKTEDLDFAIGMTVMAEAHCHFAHCAFVDAHNCMAEVASPVHLGSAVGNEYLAAAGKGITGAAGGAVHPFRAGVGRVVLPFTREQGIGDIGVQALVVECTGQKTAYILFDGNNTVEALRPAVFEAVRGLVDECEVMTSDSHSVNTISGKNPVGLRVPPETLAPYAAEAVKAAVDDLAEAKVAAATGWCQDVLVFGSNRISELASTVNAMLIFIPPLSLAVLLVAFLLSVLAYVVIG from the coding sequence ATGAATGACACAAATACGGGCAGCGACGTGAGGATGGCCGGGCTCTCCCGGTACATCTTCACCGCCCCGGCATGGCCGCGGTCTCTCGGGATCATTATCCTCCTTGGTCTCCTCATCGATGCGGCCAGTCTCCGGGCCGGATGGGTCTATCCCTTCTTCGGAACTCTTACATTCACCCTCCCGGCGGTCCTGGCGACTCTCCTCACCAGGCCCCTGATCCGGAGCAGGGGAAAGATGATCACCTGGAACCGTTCCGCCCTGCTTGCTGCGGCAGGGACGGTTTTTGCGATCATCATCACCGTTCTGCCGGTCGTCGTGGGGTACGCCGACCTGCTCCCCCTCTCCTTCGCGATAGCGATGGGCTTTGTCTTCGCGATCAGGCTGCTTGTCATGGCGGCGATTGCCGACTACCGCCTCTCCCGCGTCTTCCTCCCGGCGCTGCCGCAGAGCGCTCTCGGCATCATCTTTGCGAGCATTCCCTTCGGGCCGGGCTACCTGGTCCTCGGTGTGGTCCTCCACCTGGTCTTCGGGTTCGGGTGCCTGCTCTTCGTCTGGTTTGTCGAGAGGCCGCTGAACAAGGCCTTCCATATCAGCGCGTTCAACTTCATCAACACCTTCATCGAGCACATGACCGATGGTTCGAAGAGCATGGAGGACTTTTTCAAGGAGATCGGGGAGGAGGTCTCGGTCCCGCAGGTGACTCTCGCCTTCAGACGGGAGGGGAAGAAGGACATCCTCTTCACGGTTCCGAATGTCCATCCCGGCCCGATGGGCGAGATCGGCGGCAGCATGCTGACCCGGTCGATCCACGACGCCTTCGAGGAGGAGGTGCTCACGGCCCACGGGTGTTCGACCCATGACTTCAACCTGGTCTCCGAGTCCGAGGCGGAGAAGATCATCGCGGCGATGCGACAGTCCCTCGACGGGGCCAGGTATGCGCCCTTCGCCGGGCGGTCGTATCGTACGGGCAGCGGTTCCGTGGAGGTTCTCTGCCAGCCTCTCGGCGACGCTCTCCTGATGGTCTCGACGCGCTGGCCGCAGAAGACCGAGGACCTGGACTTTGCGATCGGGATGACGGTGATGGCCGAGGCCCACTGCCACTTTGCGCACTGCGCCTTTGTGGACGCCCACAACTGCATGGCAGAGGTGGCGTCCCCTGTCCATCTCGGGTCGGCTGTCGGCAACGAGTACCTCGCCGCGGCCGGGAAGGGGATCACAGGGGCGGCGGGCGGCGCCGTCCACCCCTTCAGGGCAGGTGTGGGGCGGGTCGTCCTCCCGTTCACGCGCGAACAGGGGATCGGCGACATCGGCGTCCAGGCCCTGGTCGTCGAGTGCACCGGGCAGAAGACGGCATATATCCTCTTCGACGGGAACAACACGGTCGAGGCCCTCCGCCCGGCGGTCTTCGAGGCGGTGCGGGGTCTTGTGGACGAGTGCGAGGTGATGACCTCGGACTCCCATAGCGTCAACACGATCAGCGGCAAGAACCCGGTCGGCCTCCGTGTCCCGCCGGAGACGCTCGCGCCCTATGCGGCCGAGGCGGTGAAGGCGGCGGTCGACGACCTGGCGGAGGCGAAGGTGGCGGCGGCCACCGGGTGGTGCCAGGACGTGCTGGTCTTCGGGTCGAACCGTATCTCGGAACTTGCGAGCACGGTGAACGCGATGCTCATCTTCATACCGCCCCTCTCCCTTGCGGTGCTCCTGGTGGCGTTTCTGCTGTCGGTGCTCGCGTATGTGGTGATCGGGTGA
- a CDS encoding DUF1294 domain-containing protein — protein sequence MSVPGLDLLAAYLLLNAGAAAVFYLDKRRARRGQWRISETMLLASACLGPFGALAAMKVFRHKTQKTKFMLVPLFAALHLAIFALVACAGAGWVTLPGALTLAALP from the coding sequence ATGAGCGTCCCCGGCCTCGACCTGCTGGCCGCGTACCTCCTCCTGAATGCCGGTGCGGCCGCGGTGTTTTATCTGGACAAGAGGCGGGCACGCCGGGGACAGTGGAGGATATCGGAGACGATGCTCCTTGCCTCCGCATGTCTCGGGCCATTCGGCGCACTGGCGGCGATGAAGGTCTTCAGGCACAAGACGCAGAAGACGAAATTTATGCTCGTCCCCCTGTTTGCGGCGCTACACCTTGCGATATTTGCCCTGGTGGCGTGTGCGGGTGCCGGGTGGGTCACACTGCCGGGCGCCCTCACTCTTGCTGCCCTGCCCTGA
- a CDS encoding GAF domain-containing protein, whose product MTMTEPDDLSDTEHLILAYLQSHAPEECMLDKISVGISKSRATVLKYLGMLHARGTIGYRLVGRSKLWMLKGAAAVEERREAAVAEAPSGDSRTLASLAFELHDLRLREAEVVEALDRPETVVLTVTDDLVIVGRNRLFASLFPGAVSLRDLVRPAQAVRLEGAMERARAGTPASLELDLMEKAGIFRPYEVTLFPPGPDEPAGGTAVVGEDLSSRRRTRRHLEALLSIIRAAGSAPDEERLLAEAMTGVREKLLPYLHGAVFMADMRMAYATFTLTGSARDGLAPFLARAMTALGTVAAGKDDEVVRLLAAATGSTSAESAVAVPILEEERATGAVLLLLDAPATATDVENVEMVADEIASALKMQRLDRERSEYVNTLLAMNRISAILNDTRDEGSMLAKSIDAAMESLGFEMGCVYLRDEADEMVPRVQRNMPESLRLMCLSGSFDRLFDLAFRERRVVYITRGTPDYAGLPPDVKASGVATVLIMPIRIGDEVVGLLNMGSGDEKHYMATSLENISSIGLQLGMALERSRLARALEGDHA is encoded by the coding sequence ATGACGATGACAGAGCCAGACGACCTCTCAGATACCGAACACCTCATCCTCGCCTACCTCCAGTCCCACGCCCCCGAGGAGTGCATGCTCGACAAGATCTCGGTGGGGATCAGCAAGAGCAGGGCGACGGTCCTGAAGTACCTGGGGATGCTCCATGCCAGGGGGACCATCGGCTACCGCCTCGTCGGCCGGAGCAAACTCTGGATGCTGAAAGGTGCGGCAGCTGTCGAGGAGAGGAGGGAGGCCGCCGTCGCCGAAGCCCCCTCCGGCGACTCCCGAACACTCGCGTCCCTCGCCTTCGAACTCCACGACCTCAGGCTGCGGGAGGCCGAGGTCGTCGAGGCCCTGGACCGCCCGGAGACGGTCGTGCTGACGGTGACGGACGACCTCGTCATCGTCGGCAGGAACCGCCTCTTCGCCTCCCTCTTCCCCGGTGCGGTCAGCCTCAGGGACCTGGTGCGCCCGGCCCAGGCCGTGAGGCTCGAAGGGGCGATGGAGAGGGCGAGGGCCGGCACGCCGGCCTCCCTGGAGCTCGACCTGATGGAGAAGGCAGGGATCTTCCGGCCCTACGAGGTCACCCTCTTCCCGCCCGGCCCTGACGAACCGGCGGGCGGCACGGCCGTCGTAGGCGAAGACCTCTCCAGCAGGCGGCGGACGCGGCGGCACCTGGAGGCCCTCCTCTCCATCATCAGGGCCGCGGGGAGCGCGCCCGACGAGGAGCGCCTCCTTGCGGAGGCGATGACGGGCGTCAGGGAGAAACTCCTCCCCTACCTCCACGGCGCGGTCTTCATGGCCGACATGCGGATGGCGTACGCCACCTTCACGCTCACCGGGAGCGCCCGCGACGGACTCGCCCCCTTCCTCGCCCGCGCCATGACGGCGCTCGGCACGGTCGCCGCGGGGAAGGACGACGAGGTCGTCCGCCTCCTCGCCGCCGCCACCGGCAGCACGTCGGCGGAGAGCGCCGTCGCCGTCCCCATCCTCGAGGAGGAGAGGGCGACAGGTGCGGTCCTCCTCCTCCTCGACGCCCCCGCGACCGCCACCGACGTCGAGAACGTCGAGATGGTCGCCGACGAGATCGCAAGCGCCCTGAAGATGCAGAGGCTGGACAGAGAGAGGTCCGAATATGTCAACACCCTCCTCGCCATGAACAGGATCTCAGCCATCCTGAACGACACGCGGGACGAGGGGTCGATGCTGGCGAAGTCCATCGACGCGGCGATGGAGTCGCTCGGATTCGAGATGGGCTGCGTGTACCTCAGGGACGAGGCCGACGAGATGGTCCCGCGGGTGCAGAGGAACATGCCCGAGAGCCTCAGGCTGATGTGCCTCTCCGGCAGCTTCGACCGCCTCTTCGACCTGGCCTTCAGGGAGAGGAGGGTCGTCTATATCACGCGGGGGACGCCCGACTATGCCGGCCTCCCCCCTGACGTGAAGGCGAGCGGCGTGGCGACGGTCCTCATCATGCCCATCAGGATCGGGGACGAGGTCGTGGGCCTCCTGAACATGGGGAGCGGGGACGAGAAGCACTACATGGCGACGAGCCTGGAGAACATCTCGTCCATCGGCCTCCAGCTCGGCATGGCCCTCGAACGCTCCCGCCTCGCCCGCGCCCTGGAGGGGGATCACGCATGA
- a CDS encoding DUF169 domain-containing protein — MSYEAVVKDLTALLGLKGSPVAVKLAKTPADVPAGCEKIAEKSRHCQFVQDARLKGMTGYATRDEHMCKGGAGVMGIEPLPEAVAKGSTYHKLGNFRTAEGALETVSAIPKNEETYYASIYAPLEAADFEPDVVVVVATPRQALRLTQAYLHAAGGRFSSDYSGIQSLCADAVVAVMQRGVPNMTLGCNGSRKNSGIAEDEVIMGIPPKDLAPIVEALKIFAEKWG; from the coding sequence ATGTCATACGAAGCAGTCGTGAAAGACCTGACAGCGCTCCTGGGACTCAAGGGGAGCCCTGTCGCCGTGAAGCTTGCAAAGACTCCCGCAGACGTGCCGGCAGGCTGCGAGAAGATCGCAGAGAAGAGCAGGCACTGCCAGTTCGTGCAGGACGCCCGGCTGAAGGGCATGACGGGCTACGCCACCCGCGACGAGCACATGTGCAAGGGCGGCGCCGGCGTCATGGGCATCGAGCCCCTCCCCGAGGCCGTGGCCAAGGGCAGCACCTACCACAAACTCGGCAACTTCAGGACCGCCGAGGGAGCCCTGGAAACGGTCTCGGCCATCCCGAAGAACGAGGAGACCTACTATGCCTCTATCTACGCACCCCTGGAGGCCGCGGACTTCGAGCCCGACGTCGTCGTCGTCGTCGCCACCCCCAGGCAGGCCCTCCGCCTCACCCAGGCGTACCTCCACGCCGCGGGCGGCAGGTTCTCCAGCGACTACTCCGGCATCCAGTCCCTCTGCGCCGACGCCGTCGTCGCCGTCATGCAGCGCGGCGTCCCCAACATGACCCTCGGCTGCAACGGGTCCAGGAAGAACTCGGGGATCGCGGAGGACGAGGTCATCATGGGCATCCCGCCGAAGGACCTCGCCCCGATCGTCGAGGCGCTGAAGATCTTCGCGGAGAAGTGGGGATAA